The Deinococcus taeanensis genomic interval GGACAACCCTGGGGAGTACTTCGTCGCGCAGGGCGACGCCGGGGTGCTGGGCTGCGGGGGAATCTGGCTCCGTGAGAACCCCACGGACCCGGCTGGGTTCGTGTGGGGCATGGTTCACCCGGACCATCAACGCCGGGGCGTCGGCACGCTGCTGGCACGGTGGCGCCTTGCGCGCCTCCAGACACTCGGCGTGACGCAGGTGGCGCTGGACACCAGCCAGCACACCGCGCCGTTCTACGCCCGCCTGGGCTTCCAGGAAGTGCGGCGCACGCCCGGCGGGTACGGACCGGGTCTGGACCGGGTGGACATGATCAGCGATCTCACCGGGCAAGGCCTGGGGCGGGAAAGCGGGAAAGACCACCCCTGACCTTCCCGGCACGCCACGACCACGAACTGAACCTCAGGACCTCCACCTGCCTGCCCGGCCCCACACGGGGCCTTCGTCGAGTGCAGCCGGATGACCGTTATCAAGGCTCATCCGGCTGCACTGCCTGCGCCTCAGGCAGGTGTGGAGCGCGCCGCCTGGTCTCGTGTCACCCGCCGCTCCCCGCAGCAGTTGAGCGGAAGTCCTGTAATTTAGGGGGGCGAACGCAACGCCCGGGAGGCTCCATGTTCAAGACTGCGCACCTTCAGCAATGGCCCCAGCGCTCCTGGCCAGCAGGAACGAGCCAGCCTGAGCCTCGCGTGGTGACGTGCCGGCGCGTTCCGGTCTTCCTGGCACGGCAGGCACGCGGAACATGTCCACCTGCCGTTCCCTCCCCCCTGCGGCCAGCTCCCGGCCGCAGGGACGTGAGGCGGAGCCTGTCCGCGTGACGCCGACCCGGGAGGACGCGCTGCGTGCGCTTCTTGAACACCTGCCCGCAGCCGTCTACGGGGTGGACCTGGATTTCCGCATCACCTTCATGAACCGGCTCGCGCGGCAGGTGTGGCGGGGAGACCAGCACGACTTCATCGGTCAGCCGGTGCAGCGCGTTCTGCCCAACATCACTCCGGAGGGTTTCCTGACCTTCCTTACGACGGCCCTCGCGGCGCCGGAGCCCGTGGAAATCAAGGTGTTCTCCGAAACGGCGCAGGCCTGGTTTCACGTGACGGCCTTTCCGCACAACGAAGGTCTGTTCTTGCATGCACGGCAGAGCGCCGCACCTGCGCCGCCGGTCAGCAACGCTCCCCGGTACGACGCGCTGACCGGCTGCTGGATGCGCACCGCCTTCCTGGACGGCATCCGAGAGCTGCCGCGGCCGGCCGTGCTGGCCGTGCTGGACCTGAATCACCTCAAGGCCATCAATGAAGTGCACGGCCACATGGGCGGGGACGCGCACATCCGCGCTGCGGCCGACGCCCTCCGGCAGGCATTTCCGGACGCCCTGATCGCCCGCTGGGGGGGCGACGAGTTCGTCCTGTTTGCTCCTGGCGAGCTCGCCGGGCCGGTGGCGGCCCGCCTGGAGCAGGTGAGAATGACGCCGTCGCCGCTGCTGTCCGCGGCCCGCCCGCCGGACACGCCAGTGTTCGAGTACGGTGTGGCGCTGCTTCCATCACTGGATACGCCGTTCGAGCAGGGGTTTGCGGTGGCGGACGACGCGCTTCATCAGGCCAAGCAGGCGCAGCGGCACCAGGCGGCCGGCGACCAGGATTCTTTCGCTGTGGGGGCCTTCTCACGCTACCTGGAAACCCTGGAAACGCCGGATGAGGTGGTCACCGGCAGTCTCGAGCGCCTGCTTGACCTGCTGAACTTCGATATCGGTTTCTACGACGCGCTGGGCACCACGCCTGGGCCGTCGTCCGTGGTCCTCGCCCGGGGCGCGGGGCAGGAAGGCGGTCCGCTTCACCTGCAAGGCCCGCCGGCAGGCCTGTCCCGCCGAGGTCTGGCGCTGCAGCAGAGCGTGTCGGCCACCGACTATCCAGCGGACCCCGACGCGGTGGCTGAAGCGGTGGCGGCCGGCATCAAAAGCGTGGGGTTGACCCCGGTCCGCTCCGGTGGGCAGCAGGTGGGGGTGCTGGGGCTGGCCACCATTGACCGCTGGCGCACCGTGACACCACAGGTCAAGCAGCTGCTGGAACTCGCTAGCCTGCGCCTCGGGCACGCCCTGCACCTGCAGAAAGTGGTGACGGAGGTCCGGTCGAACCTTGAAGCGGGTCTGCTGGGGCTGGGGGTGGCGCTGGAAGCCCGGGATCTGGAAACCCACGGGCACACCCAGCGGGTGGCGTCGCTGGCCGCGCGGGTCGGCCGTGCGCTGCACCTGTCAGACACGGAACTCGACTGGCTGCGGGA includes:
- a CDS encoding GNAT family N-acetyltransferase; the encoded protein is MTVWIRAYREEDRAPCLAVFDANTPAFFLPAERPDFVAWLDDQDNPGEYFVAQGDAGVLGCGGIWLRENPTDPAGFVWGMVHPDHQRRGVGTLLARWRLARLQTLGVTQVALDTSQHTAPFYARLGFQEVRRTPGGYGPGLDRVDMISDLTGQGLGRESGKDHP
- a CDS encoding HD domain-containing phosphohydrolase gives rise to the protein MTPTREDALRALLEHLPAAVYGVDLDFRITFMNRLARQVWRGDQHDFIGQPVQRVLPNITPEGFLTFLTTALAAPEPVEIKVFSETAQAWFHVTAFPHNEGLFLHARQSAAPAPPVSNAPRYDALTGCWMRTAFLDGIRELPRPAVLAVLDLNHLKAINEVHGHMGGDAHIRAAADALRQAFPDALIARWGGDEFVLFAPGELAGPVAARLEQVRMTPSPLLSAARPPDTPVFEYGVALLPSLDTPFEQGFAVADDALHQAKQAQRHQAAGDQDSFAVGAFSRYLETLETPDEVVTGSLERLLDLLNFDIGFYDALGTTPGPSSVVLARGAGQEGGPLHLQGPPAGLSRRGLALQQSVSATDYPADPDAVAEAVAAGIKSVGLTPVRSGGQQVGVLGLATIDRWRTVTPQVKQLLELASLRLGHALHLQKVVTEVRSNLEAGLLGLGVALEARDLETHGHTQRVASLAARVGRALHLSDTELDWLREGAYLHDIGKLLIPDAILLKPGQLAPDEWRMMQTHAARGLELASRIPALAPQVLEIVAHHHERWDGTGYPAGLRGDAIPLLARVFSVCDVYDALVSARPYKAAWSKEDARAEIQRQAGKQFCPVVVEGFLTTLP